ACAGCTCTGTGTGAAAATGATAATCAATGCTGATTTAATATATACTGAATGCTgattactttgatttttttttgacaatgatTTGTAAAAAGTAAGTTGACCTTTTTGTAAGCTGCGAATAAGCTAGCCTGCTGCTTAAGCATTAGTGAGATGTATGTTTGAGATAAGAATGAGTGTAGAAGAATGAAAAGAAATGGTCAAACTGTAAACTTTTGTCTAGGGATTAATAAATCCTTTAGGTCACTAGGAGTATGTTTCCTATTATGATTCCCTGTCTGAGGTTTATGGATGAAGGATCATTCTGGACTGTAACAGCCCTCATCTTCCCCCTCATAATCTCAAGGGACTCCTTTGTGTATAACTGGGGGAATGTAAGATGCTAAAATAAACCAGTTTTTTGCCAGTGCGTCCATGCTGTTAGGAAAAACACTTACACCTGCAGTTTCTTGTGATCAGGTTAATATCATCACAAAACCTGTAGGAAATTGGCCTTGGGCCCCTCTTCTGCAGTCTTTAGCACTACAGCAGCTGCCATGGTCCAGCTGTCTCCTTTCAAACCACTGGCTGCCTCCAACAAATGTGTTGTGTGAATGAGATTCCGATACAgatgtgaaaaaatgtcagGAGCAACATGTAGGAAAAAGACGATTGATTAAAAGTGTGAGTGATGGGAGTGCATATGGAAATAGTGGatgtttatttatgtgtttgtaAAGAGTAGTATGTGGTAGTTAAACATATTTTCATTCTGTGCAATTCTCCCCTAGAAATCCACACATCATCCGGAGGTGTATTTATTTGGTTTGCATTAGATGGTGCATTTGATGTTTAGTTTCTActtaagtctttttttcttaaggTGGTAAGTCTCTCATTCATTTCATAGTTGTCATaacatttatgttgttttctttctcttctgttATCAAATCTGTGCCAGCACATTATGTATGATCATTTCATAAATTGACTTGGCAACTGGACCAGACAAATAAAAATTCTTTTAAATCATTACCATCTATGTTTTGTCATTCCCACATGTATAGTTCAATTTGCATGGTTAGTTATTATAATTTTGGATGTAGATGATATCAGTTTTACTACTAGCcgatgagtaaaagcaaagtCTTCCTGCAGAAAAAAGCTTTTCTGTTGGATACTGCAAAAGCAAGTTGTGTTTAACACGCTTGAGTAAATTCAGTTATGGGTTTTGAATACACATTGGAATATTCAGAAAccagatttattatttaatgagGAATTTTTCTTGTGTTCATACATGGTTAGGCTCTTCCTACCTAATAAAAACATGGTAGTATCCAACAATACTGACCGAAACAAATATTTACTGGGCTGTTTGGCTGTGTTAATACTGTTGATGATGGGCACTTGGTGTACTAAATATTTCCCTTCACTATTGATCCTGGATCACATGTTTTTCATGTCATTGTTACATAAAGCATGCCTTTATACTATTTGCAACAattactaaaagtaaaaaacatagTTGGGTCTTAAAGGCCAAAAAGAAGGTACAAAATTTCCATGATAAAACTCAGGCTTTGCCAGTCTTGTCACCAAGGCTTGAAgatacagcagcattttttcagCTGTGCTTAGTGTGCAGCATCTCGGTGAGTAGAGAGTTACAGGGCAAATCTCCCAGAAGATGGCGCTGGTACAAATACTCCTCAACCTGCAAGCTAATGCTGCGCACTTCAGGAAGCCGGAGCAACAGCTGGCCAAACTTGTCTGAGTGTCTCGGATGACTCTGTTGGGTGTGCTCCATCAGGGCCCTGTTCACCCTCTCTTGTGTCTGCTCCACCTGCCTGCGGCTCTGCACTGACTTCACATCtagagaacagaaaaaatatgacacacacaataaatacacGGACACACCATCAACAGCAGCTTTATGCAAGACTAACATAAAAATTACAAGTTAAAGGTCACAGAGTTGATCAAAAAGCTACGTCTGATTTGTCTCTTCTATAAAGGGTCAAATCTTACTAgacttttaaaaggaaaagcTCACCAGGGTTGAAAAGCACCAAGTATTTGAGACAGACAAACTCATGTCTGTCCAACTGGAATGCCTTCAGTTTGGACACCAAATCCTGGGTCCTCGATACCAGGCTGCTCAGCGCCACCCCAGCTTGAGAGATGATGATTGACACCTCAATCTGCATCAGAATGAGAGAAAGGTGGTGATCAGAATTCAACTTTCTGTGCAACCCAAAACGACACATAATGTTCTATCCAAAGACATTTTGATGATCATAATAATTCTGCATTCTGTGCTGTTAAAGTTAAACCCTACCTGTTGTCCAGTAACCAGATATATGCAGCCCTCTTTACTGTAGGTCACCTGTCTACAGAGGTGATCCAGGACCAACAACTCACTCCAACAGCTCTGCAGCAGCACCATCTGGTCCTCTACCTGTCAGAAGCATAAACAATTTATCGTATGTAGTTGCAAATTAAAGGTTACGATCTTTCATCTAGTAAGCACCCAACATATAGCAAAGAGTAAATGCCATGGGTCTGCTCAAACTATTTTCTACTATTGCGAAAATGGATGATGTAACTCTATAATTTTATGAATAATCACCTTGAGCTCCTTGAAAAGTGCACTGTTCCTAGCCCACTCCACAAGCCCAAACAGAGTCTGGTCAGCCATTTTGCACATGATGCTGAATGTATTTAGGCGGTCATGTTTGCCTCGATTGGCCTGTTCTTTCTGCAGACTTGCAAGGACCTTGGCACACAACTGGCTCTCATCCTGATCCCCCTCCAGAAGTTGGCTTAGGAAGTTGGTTGTAAGAGTGGCCGATGAGGGGGTGTCTAGGATTTGGGTGGGAGTCTGGGGAAAAGTGGTGGTTGAGCTTGGTGTTGAGCAGAGGGATGATGCTGGTCTGCTTTTAGGTGTGATTGAATTGTTCGGATTTGGGTGCACGTAGTTTGCATAAGGTGGGCTGTAAGGCATTACTCCTTTCTCCTGGAGGTATCCAGGGAAGGTGCAATGGTACAGTCCAGGGTAGGGCAGCGATAGAGGGTTGAGCATCCTGTCTGCGTTCATAGTGCAGTCCAGAGACATGGGCGCAGCCAACTGCCCCATGCCAGAGGATAACATGTGGGACTGATGAAAAGCCTCAGAAAACAATGGAGCACTTGTGTGACTGATCATTCGGTGAGGGTCATTTGGAGCTGTTGGCCGGTGTATTTGAGTTGTTTCCATTTTAATCCTGTAGAGAGTAGTATTTGCCTGGTGATACACCTTTTGCTGTTTTCTCTGCCTGTCCCGCCGGTATAGAGGTCCAAATTTATTCCTTCCACCTCTCATGCGATCTGCTCTTACCGCTGTGGAAAGAACATGAAACAAATCATCAAGGTTTCTCAACAAGATTTCAGACATTGGCTTGGAGGATTTAGTTTATAAAACTGTTAATATGCCAACTACATTTGTTTAGGGCTCAGATACAAAGTCATCATTTATAATCTGGGTCATTAAAACACTGGTTTATGACTTAGATAAGCTATATGGGAGAATAGAACAAGCATGTCCCAATGGAGCAGAAGAAAAGTACAAAGGCCTGagtgtgtatgtttctgtgtgtgaggTGGGGGCAGTTTACTGTACCTTCTCTCTTCATGCCCACTGCCAAACACTTTTGGAAGCGGCAGGAAGGACAACGTTTCCTCTGCAAAAGGTTCATGGGGCAGCTCTGTTGTTCTGCACAGGTGTAATGCTTGTTATTCTGCACTGAGCGTTTAAAGAAGccctgcagacagagagagagagagagagagagagacactgtaACCCTGTTGCTTCATTCTCTGCACATCACAAGACAATCCTGGGTGATAATATAAAATATGCGTCACAAATCATAGTAGTTGAATATGGCTATTTGGTTTGTACTAcaagaccaaagtatggtgctGTTAGAGGATACATACCTTTCCATGGACTGTCAAAACCCCTGTCCCTTACCTTGCAGCTTTCACAAGTGAGCAGTCCATAGTGGTATCCTGACACTTTGTCTTCACAGATGGGACAGCTCTCCTCTGACTCTGGTCTGCTGTCTTGCTCTGTCTTAAATTCCTGAGCTGGAGAATGACACCACAATTAACACTGAATGTCAAATGTATGATAAAAAACTTTGAATACTGAAGGCGGCCAATGTGGAACAAGATATGAAATAAAGTGTTGGTTTTTAATTGGGAATTGTTAGCCACTGACAACACTACATGCTCCAGAGAGCAAATCCTGCTACAATCTTctttcctgttcctgttttctattcttttttccttctttactTTTAGTAAAGTGCAGAGATGCCAACCGTGAATTAACTTCTTTCAGAAATGCTGTCAGATTTGAGTTATAATATTGCTGCTGATATACAGCAAGTGTGTCATCTAATGTGATTTAATACTCAACTGTTGAGAGAATAGCTGTGCAGGATGATCACTCTGTTACCAACACTACCTTATCACTCAGTTTGATTTGCTTGACTATGATCACAGATATGACTGTTACATAAGTCCTAGAGATCATTGGTTATGACACAACTGGGATCCATGTTCAAGCCTTTACTACTGTGAATGTGGCTTATCGATGTAATTTCTCTACCACTTCATTACATACATTTCCAGACACAGTTCATACACCAACCTTAAAGTAAGatgtttaaacatgtttatgtttttccGAGGCTTGACTAGGAGGGCACTATCAATCTCAACCTCAACAATCTTATACTCACATGTTGATGATCCTTCCAAAATTAACAGATCCTCTGGGTTATTGCCAGGGTGGTGGACAAGTTGCTGTGGCTGCTGTGGGTGATAATCAGTTAGGTCCATTCTGGCTATAGGACATGAGCTTCAGAGTGAGTCCAGCCTGATCTTCATTGTTGCAGAGATCAAGACACCAGACAGACACCCCAGGAGAGCCACAGAAAGGCCGTCTGGCAGGCTTAACAGCCCAGGTGGACTGATGGTTGTTTGAGGCCCACAAGTGGACTTCGATCTGTAGTCCGTGTCATAAAACCTCTCCTGATTGGCACTCCTACTCAGTACGTCAGTCGGCCAGCCAAACAGTGGTAAACAGTAAAATATCCACCTGCTGGAATGTTACCGTAGTGGAAGCACTCCAGTATCATTGAGATCTAGAGCTTAGCTGATTAGATGAGAGTCCACTAAAGAGTGTAATTAATCACAGTCAAATGTAAAGACATTTAGATTTCATGTTAATTCCTGCATTATCATTATGTATTGTATTGCAATGTGTGCAGTGGTTTAAAAAGTACACAGAAGGTTTACTATGTAAAAGTACCagtaaaacaatataaaaatactcaTTGTACAAGTAATAATGCTTTATTAAAAATCTTACTTGAGTACAAGTAGACAAGTATATAcagctaaatgtaaataaagtatttaaagtaaaagtacttgtgTAGTAAAAGACTGGCCCCTTTAACATGTTCCAGTACAGTAAATCAGATTATTAGATTGATACTATGCATCAATGTgtagcattttactgttgtagctgGCCAAGATAGAGCTAGTGTGAACTACTTTGTATACAGGACACGTACAAATATGCAGTACATACAGTCTAGATGGTCCCAGCTGAGGGGTCCGGCCCCTCCAAAGGTTCACAGGGTAAATCTGAGGCAACAAGACCAAATTAGGTTCAGGTACAAATTTGtggtcttttatttttattttacttttctctggtatttgctttttttgaagtgaaacattttatgaattttcttCTTTGGGCcttgaacagaaaaaaataacaaaaccagATGAAAAACTGGAGTCAGTTACAATTCTTACGTAAATGTACTTAGGTACTTTCCACCAGTGAACTTAAGTTAAACTgatacatttaatattgtattcaAGGAAAGAACTATAACATCTGAAAACATAGCTTTACTCTGTATAATAACATTAGTCAATTGGGGAAATCAGACACTGTCACTGATTATATTTTTCTACATCCCTAGCCAGTGCTTCATTGCTTGTGCTGATGAGGTGCCGTTCAACAGCCAAAATGGTACAGTGatgttaaagtttttttgaaggagttttttttaaatagttttctgAAATAACTTTAACTTATTATCATACCTTACCTAATAATCATTAGGTTTAGGGGATTTGTCGGATCTTCAGATGGCAGCAAGAAACTCATTGTGTAGGCACCCATTTGCCAaacgtttttgtagttttttttccttttaaggaATGTCACAAATAAGAAATGCACAACAAGCATAACAATGTT
The nucleotide sequence above comes from Etheostoma spectabile isolate EspeVRDwgs_2016 chromosome 15, UIUC_Espe_1.0, whole genome shotgun sequence. Encoded proteins:
- the nr5a5 gene encoding nuclear receptor subfamily 5, group A, member 5, giving the protein MDLTDYHPQQPQQLVHHPGNNPEDLLILEGSSTSQEFKTEQDSRPESEESCPICEDKVSGYHYGLLTCESCKGFFKRSVQNNKHYTCAEQQSCPMNLLQRKRCPSCRFQKCLAVGMKREAVRADRMRGGRNKFGPLYRRDRQRKQQKVYHQANTTLYRIKMETTQIHRPTAPNDPHRMISHTSAPLFSEAFHQSHMLSSGMGQLAAPMSLDCTMNADRMLNPLSLPYPGLYHCTFPGYLQEKGVMPYSPPYANYVHPNPNNSITPKSRPASSLCSTPSSTTTFPQTPTQILDTPSSATLTTNFLSQLLEGDQDESQLCAKVLASLQKEQANRGKHDRLNTFSIMCKMADQTLFGLVEWARNSALFKELKVEDQMVLLQSCWSELLVLDHLCRQVTYSKEGCIYLVTGQQIEVSIIISQAGVALSSLVSRTQDLVSKLKAFQLDRHEFVCLKYLVLFNPDVKSVQSRRQVEQTQERVNRALMEHTQQSHPRHSDKFGQLLLRLPEVRSISLQVEEYLYQRHLLGDLPCNSLLTEMLHTKHS